The proteins below come from a single bacterium genomic window:
- a CDS encoding ParB/RepB/Spo0J family partition protein encodes MSPRDPKRGLARGLDDLLGDLADTTPGRRAVPAEGEVELDRIEPNPLQPRRHFPPESLEGLASSIKAQGLLQPILVRPKEGEEGRYQVIAGERRLRAARMAGLERVPVIVRAVDDRNALTLTLLENLQREDLRPIELAQGLKELVERFGLTQVELARGLGVSREQVSNTLRLLKLPEKVRELLDAGLITPGHGRLLASLDSPEMAQALGELVVERDLTVRELEMLIADQAAVEIPTEPGSGVKKPSEASYAPGKSSEPRRAASVKDPDLVLFEEELQRRIGTQVKIRHLKSGRGRIIIEYYSPDELAGIIEKLTG; translated from the coding sequence ATGAGCCCCCGGGACCCCAAGCGCGGTCTGGCCCGCGGTCTGGACGACCTCCTGGGCGACCTGGCCGATACGACCCCGGGACGGCGAGCCGTGCCGGCCGAGGGAGAGGTGGAGCTCGACCGGATCGAGCCGAATCCCCTCCAGCCGCGCCGGCACTTCCCCCCCGAGAGCCTGGAGGGGCTGGCCTCCTCGATCAAGGCCCAGGGCCTCCTCCAGCCGATTCTGGTCCGGCCCAAAGAGGGCGAGGAGGGCCGTTATCAGGTCATCGCCGGCGAAAGGCGCCTGCGGGCCGCGAGGATGGCCGGTCTCGAGCGGGTTCCGGTCATCGTCCGCGCCGTGGACGACCGTAACGCGCTCACCCTGACCCTGCTGGAGAACCTCCAGCGGGAGGACCTGCGGCCCATCGAGCTGGCCCAGGGGTTGAAGGAGCTGGTCGAGCGGTTCGGCCTCACCCAGGTCGAGCTGGCGCGGGGGCTCGGTGTCTCCCGGGAGCAAGTCTCCAACACCCTGAGACTTTTGAAGCTGCCGGAGAAGGTCCGGGAACTGCTGGACGCGGGGCTCATCACCCCGGGGCACGGGAGGCTCCTGGCCTCCCTGGACTCCCCAGAGATGGCGCAGGCCCTGGGCGAGCTGGTCGTGGAGAGGGACCTGACCGTCCGCGAGCTGGAGATGCTCATCGCCGATCAGGCGGCGGTCGAGATTCCGACCGAGCCCGGAAGCGGGGTAAAAAAACCGAGCGAAGCGAGCTATGCCCCTGGCAAATCGTCGGAACCCCGGCGGGCGGCGTCGGTCAAGGACCCAGACCTCGTCCTCTTCGAGGAGGAACTCCAGCGCCGGATCGGCACCCAGGTGAAGATCCGCCACCTCAAGTCGGGGCGCGGGCGGATAATCATCGAGTACTACTCCCCCGACGAGCTGGCAGGAATCATCGAGAAGCTGACCGGGTAA
- a CDS encoding glycosyltransferase family 2 protein: MRVCGFSFVRNALENDYPVVEAVRSVLPLCDEFQLVVARSTDGTLDYLRAELCDPRVVISEAPWDESLRTGGRILARLTDVALERCSGDWGLYVQADEAIHERYHPAVRACMEHHLADGEIQGLLFRFRHFYGGYHTVHTGRKWYRREVRVIRLGIGLKSWGDAMGFRFPDGRLAERKPWVVWAANAEVFHYGWARPEESFRAKQRNFTRLYVPDDAELEERLARPDEVQPAPVYKNSRYIVPFTGTHPAPMGARVFAARKQVLSGPYTDSPGRRALEWIERRLGVRFGEPRNFRLLRGKPGPAGYPAEPPPFDTPPTV, from the coding sequence GTGAGGGTCTGCGGTTTCAGCTTCGTCCGCAACGCCCTGGAGAACGACTACCCCGTCGTGGAGGCGGTGCGGAGCGTCCTGCCGCTGTGCGACGAATTCCAGCTCGTGGTCGCCCGTTCCACCGACGGCACCTTGGATTACCTCCGGGCCGAGCTCTGCGACCCGCGCGTGGTGATTTCCGAGGCGCCCTGGGACGAGTCGCTGCGGACGGGGGGCCGGATTCTGGCCCGGCTGACCGACGTGGCGCTGGAACGCTGCTCCGGCGACTGGGGCCTCTACGTCCAGGCCGACGAGGCGATACACGAACGCTACCACCCGGCCGTCCGCGCCTGTATGGAGCACCACCTGGCCGACGGCGAAATCCAGGGGCTCCTGTTCCGTTTCCGCCACTTTTACGGCGGTTATCACACGGTTCACACCGGGCGGAAGTGGTACCGGCGCGAGGTGCGGGTGATCCGGCTCGGCATAGGGCTGAAATCCTGGGGCGACGCCATGGGCTTCCGCTTCCCCGACGGGCGGCTCGCCGAACGGAAACCGTGGGTGGTCTGGGCCGCAAACGCGGAGGTCTTCCACTACGGCTGGGCCCGGCCCGAGGAATCCTTCCGCGCCAAGCAGCGGAACTTCACCCGGCTGTACGTGCCGGACGACGCCGAGCTGGAGGAGCGCCTGGCGCGGCCCGACGAGGTGCAACCTGCGCCGGTCTACAAAAACTCGCGCTACATCGTCCCCTTCACCGGGACACACCCGGCGCCGATGGGAGCCCGGGTCTTTGCCGCGCGGAAACAGGTTTTATCCGGTCCTTATACCGATTCCCCGGGTAGGCGTGCCTTGGAGTGGATCGAGCGCCGCCTCGGGGTGCGCTTCGGCGAGCCGAGGAATTTCCGCCTCCTGCGGGGCAAGCCGGGACCCGCCGGTTATCCCGCCGAGCCGCCGCCCTTCGACACCCCGCCCACGGTGTGA
- a CDS encoding polymer-forming cytoskeletal protein: MTKEEKKYDRGSSGVHSIVGEGTIFEGNISVQGSLRIDGIFKGTIKCDAFYVGRSAEVTAEVEANRSVIGGKIHGNLVSPMSAEIEETAEIIGDVRTESLTITEKAIVHGFIDMGKSEGYKNRLASLGNLAKPGGGGGEKGRVEPRPEPRPESNFPHRPPEAKK, translated from the coding sequence ATGACCAAAGAAGAGAAAAAGTATGACCGCGGATCCTCCGGCGTGCACTCCATCGTCGGCGAGGGCACCATCTTCGAGGGCAACATCTCCGTCCAGGGCAGCCTCCGCATTGACGGCATCTTCAAGGGCACCATCAAGTGCGACGCCTTCTACGTGGGGCGCTCCGCCGAGGTCACGGCCGAGGTGGAGGCCAACCGCAGCGTCATCGGCGGGAAGATCCACGGCAACCTGGTTTCGCCCATGTCCGCCGAGATCGAGGAGACCGCGGAGATAATCGGCGACGTGCGCACCGAGTCGCTGACCATCACGGAGAAGGCGATCGTCCACGGTTTCATAGACATGGGCAAGTCCGAGGGGTACAAGAACCGCCTCGCGTCTCTGGGCAACCTGGCCAAACCGGGGGGCGGCGGCGGAGAGAAGGGCAGGGTCGAACCCAGGCCGGAGCCCAGGCCCGAGTCGAACTTCCCCCACCGGCCCCCCGAGGCGAAGAAGTAG
- a CDS encoding M23 family metallopeptidase: MGKKQPEWEIHIIPRSTGRHRIFRLTELKRRALLIGASLVTFIAFAAIVITVLLSFGITLGMDQFNFVELKRLRVENEELRGELTLIVDLEREVTLGEEIVSRLRGMLGIDLAEERRAEAERILTSAVPYVPGEEPEALELTGEAATYAPTGPAAGRTSELAAYVARAAVQGLSTPRGWPLRGWITRGFVPAGDSKHAGIDIACDEGRPVSATAAGVVVFASEDRHYGLKVVISHDSGYTTTYGHNSKLLVQVGDTVERGQHIALSGNTGASTSPHLHYEIRRDDIPIDPTPFLEE, translated from the coding sequence TTGGGTAAAAAGCAGCCAGAATGGGAAATCCACATCATCCCCCGTTCGACGGGGAGGCACAGGATTTTCCGGCTCACCGAGCTGAAGAGGAGGGCCCTTTTAATCGGCGCCTCCCTGGTGACCTTCATCGCCTTCGCCGCCATCGTCATCACCGTTCTTCTATCCTTCGGGATCACCCTGGGGATGGACCAGTTCAACTTCGTCGAGCTCAAACGCCTGCGGGTGGAGAACGAAGAGCTCCGGGGGGAGCTGACGTTAATCGTCGACCTCGAACGCGAGGTGACCCTGGGCGAGGAGATAGTCAGCCGCCTGCGCGGGATGCTGGGGATTGACCTTGCCGAGGAGCGGCGCGCGGAGGCGGAGAGGATACTCACCTCGGCGGTGCCCTACGTGCCCGGCGAGGAACCGGAAGCGCTGGAGCTGACCGGCGAGGCGGCGACCTACGCCCCGACCGGCCCGGCGGCGGGGAGGACCAGCGAGCTGGCGGCTTACGTGGCCAGGGCGGCGGTCCAGGGACTGTCCACACCCCGGGGCTGGCCGCTTCGGGGCTGGATCACGCGGGGGTTCGTCCCCGCCGGGGACTCGAAGCACGCCGGAATAGACATCGCCTGCGACGAGGGGAGGCCTGTCTCCGCCACGGCGGCCGGAGTGGTCGTCTTCGCCTCCGAGGACAGGCATTACGGACTGAAGGTCGTCATCAGCCACGACTCCGGGTACACCACCACCTACGGTCACAACTCCAAACTCCTGGTCCAGGTCGGAGACACGGTGGAGAGGGGACAGCACATCGCTCTTTCCGGCAACACAGGCGCCAGCACGAGCCCCCACCTGCACTACGAGATACGGCGGGACGACATCCCCATAGATCCCACGCCGTTTTTAGAGGAATAG
- a CDS encoding RsmG family class I SAM-dependent methyltransferase: MDFSLPAVLDSPRFSRALEVVESVVTVPESGTLVEFLELLVRWNRRINLVSRASDPTDLLADALVDAAALTRILETGDGTERSELRPRRTVADLGAGAGLLSVALALLAPGLDLVLVESNTRKAGFLRRVAALLADRGTGGFEVEDARLEELEEGPRRHRLWRAAFSRAVWPPEEGWGRAAPHLIPGGLYIALTGPDATAPQGWSRSSYADLFPHPEGYSSRRLLWRYK, translated from the coding sequence GTGGACTTTTCGCTCCCAGCTGTGCTAGACTCGCCGCGTTTCAGTCGCGCCCTCGAGGTCGTCGAGAGCGTGGTGACCGTTCCCGAGTCGGGGACGCTCGTCGAATTCCTGGAGCTCCTCGTCCGGTGGAATCGCCGGATCAATCTGGTTTCCCGCGCCAGCGATCCCACGGACCTCCTCGCCGACGCCCTGGTTGATGCCGCCGCGCTGACCCGGATTCTCGAGACCGGCGACGGAACCGAGCGAAGCGAGCTACGCCCCCGGCGAACGGTGGCCGACCTCGGGGCCGGAGCCGGACTTCTATCCGTCGCCCTCGCTCTTTTAGCACCCGGTTTAGACCTGGTGCTGGTCGAGTCCAACACGCGCAAGGCCGGCTTCCTGCGGCGGGTGGCGGCGCTCCTGGCCGACCGGGGGACCGGCGGTTTCGAGGTCGAGGACGCCCGTCTGGAGGAGCTCGAGGAGGGTCCGCGTAGACATCGTCTCTGGCGGGCCGCCTTCTCCCGGGCCGTCTGGCCTCCCGAAGAGGGGTGGGGGAGGGCGGCTCCCCATCTAATTCCGGGGGGCCTCTACATCGCCCTCACCGGACCGGACGCAACCGCGCCCCAGGGGTGGAGCCGGTCGAGCTACGCCGACCTCTTCCCCCATCCCGAGGGCTACAGCTCCCGCAGACTTCTGTGGCGATACAAATGA
- a CDS encoding ParA family protein encodes MSRRIAIANQKGGVGKTTTAINLGASLAAAGRRVLIVDTDPQGNAASGLGVFERDSRPTVLDALLNRADLEETIRPTDSDCLFISPSVPEMIGLERDLLHAKDAPYRLSKSVNRLTDFDFILFDCPPSLGILTLNALLAAQSILIPVQAEYYALEGLTQLLRAVEYVQKRLGHPLEIEGFLLTMGDSRTRLAADVEAEVRRHFKDKVYRTIIPRNVRLSEAPSRGMPVIEYALASKGSQSYIALARELMLQPARLAEGAR; translated from the coding sequence ATGAGCCGACGGATAGCCATCGCCAACCAGAAGGGCGGAGTGGGCAAGACCACCACCGCCATCAACCTCGGGGCCTCCCTGGCCGCCGCGGGCCGGCGTGTGCTCATCGTGGACACCGACCCCCAGGGGAACGCCGCCTCGGGATTGGGCGTCTTCGAGAGGGATTCCAGGCCCACCGTTCTCGACGCCCTCCTGAATCGAGCCGACCTGGAGGAAACGATCCGGCCCACCGACTCCGACTGCCTCTTCATCTCCCCCAGCGTCCCCGAGATGATCGGCCTCGAGCGCGACCTCTTGCACGCGAAGGACGCGCCCTACCGGCTTTCCAAGTCGGTGAACCGGCTCACCGATTTCGATTTCATCCTCTTCGACTGCCCCCCGTCGCTCGGCATACTGACCCTCAACGCCCTGTTGGCGGCGCAGAGCATCCTGATCCCGGTCCAGGCCGAGTACTACGCCCTGGAGGGCCTGACCCAGCTCCTGCGGGCGGTGGAGTACGTTCAGAAACGCCTCGGTCACCCCCTTGAGATAGAGGGCTTTTTGCTGACGATGGGGGATTCGCGGACGCGCCTCGCCGCCGATGTGGAGGCCGAGGTCCGCAGGCACTTCAAGGACAAGGTTTACCGGACCATCATCCCGCGCAACGTGCGGCTTTCCGAGGCGCCCAGCCGCGGGATGCCGGTCATCGAGTACGCCCTCGCGAGCAAGGGCTCCCAGAGTTACATCGCGCTGGCCCGGGAGCTGATGCTTCAACCTGCGCGGCTCGCCGAGGGGGCGCGATGA
- a CDS encoding MATE family efflux transporter: MVREENLVLDARHLNGNILRLALPAVGEMVLQTMVGVVDTIMIGQALGKNGVASVALGGGVVWPVLFLLTSVGVGTTAVVARLWGRRDRDGARFIGGQSMFVALGFGLFLSAIGPFLLPLLLSIYKAEPAVMSAATAYVRILCYAGLPWVVTMVGASVMRGFGDNVRPLIITLIANLLNVAFNYVFIYGLGPIEPMGVAGAALGSSLSMTAAGVATVVILYFGFTKERLKFSETLRPVWSAIRRIFHVGTPAMFEQGVFRVGQMVSVWIVSQLGTVALAANQIGIQVESLSFMPGWGLALASTTLVGQYLGAGEPELAEKAGRRSAVVALVLMGAMGVVFALFAHDLAGVFIDEGATGVKLLHTGAAAMVHTGQGWFEKVPALFPPAPSGQVLSTGAVLITIAALEQPALAIMMPLTGGLRGAGDTRWTLALAVIGFWGLRIPLSLLAVFVFKWGIVGFWALSVLAFYVRAGLAYWRFAGGKWKGLKV; the protein is encoded by the coding sequence GTGGTCCGCGAAGAAAACCTCGTCCTCGACGCCCGGCACCTGAACGGGAACATCTTACGCCTGGCGCTCCCCGCCGTGGGGGAGATGGTCCTGCAGACCATGGTGGGCGTGGTGGACACCATCATGATCGGCCAGGCGCTGGGGAAGAACGGCGTGGCGTCGGTGGCCCTGGGCGGCGGCGTGGTCTGGCCGGTTCTCTTCCTCCTGACCAGCGTGGGGGTGGGGACCACGGCGGTGGTGGCGCGCCTGTGGGGCCGTCGGGACCGTGACGGGGCGCGGTTCATCGGCGGCCAGTCCATGTTCGTGGCCCTCGGATTCGGCCTCTTCCTCTCCGCGATAGGCCCCTTCCTGCTCCCGCTCCTGCTGTCCATCTATAAGGCCGAGCCGGCGGTGATGTCCGCTGCCACGGCGTACGTGCGCATCCTGTGCTACGCCGGCCTGCCGTGGGTGGTGACGATGGTGGGCGCGTCGGTGATGCGCGGCTTCGGCGACAACGTCCGGCCCCTCATCATCACCCTCATCGCCAACCTCTTGAACGTCGCCTTCAACTACGTCTTCATCTACGGCCTGGGCCCCATCGAGCCCATGGGGGTCGCCGGGGCCGCCCTCGGGTCGTCGCTGTCCATGACCGCCGCCGGGGTCGCCACGGTGGTCATCCTCTACTTCGGGTTCACCAAGGAGCGGCTGAAATTTTCCGAGACGCTGCGGCCGGTCTGGTCCGCCATCCGCCGCATCTTCCACGTCGGCACCCCGGCCATGTTCGAGCAGGGCGTGTTCCGCGTGGGGCAGATGGTCTCGGTCTGGATCGTGAGCCAGCTCGGGACGGTGGCCCTGGCGGCCAACCAGATCGGCATCCAGGTGGAGAGCCTGTCCTTCATGCCGGGGTGGGGGCTGGCGCTGGCCTCCACGACCCTGGTGGGGCAGTACCTGGGCGCGGGGGAGCCGGAGCTGGCGGAGAAGGCGGGCCGGCGCTCGGCCGTCGTCGCCCTGGTCCTCATGGGCGCGATGGGGGTGGTCTTCGCCCTCTTCGCTCATGACCTGGCGGGGGTCTTCATAGACGAGGGCGCGACCGGGGTCAAGCTCCTGCACACCGGTGCCGCGGCCATGGTTCACACCGGGCAGGGGTGGTTCGAAAAGGTGCCCGCCCTCTTCCCACCGGCGCCCTCGGGCCAGGTGCTCTCCACCGGCGCGGTGCTGATCACCATCGCCGCCCTCGAACAGCCGGCCCTGGCCATCATGATGCCCCTGACCGGCGGTCTGCGGGGGGCGGGCGACACGCGCTGGACCCTGGCCCTGGCCGTCATCGGCTTCTGGGGGCTGCGTATTCCCCTCTCCCTTCTGGCCGTGTTCGTATTCAAATGGGGGATAGTGGGTTTTTGGGCCCTGTCGGTCCTGGCGTTCTACGTCCGCGCCGGGCTCGCCTACTGGCGGTTCGCCGGCGGCAAATGGAAGGGGTTGAAGGTGTGA